In Papaver somniferum cultivar HN1 chromosome 1, ASM357369v1, whole genome shotgun sequence, a genomic segment contains:
- the LOC113294104 gene encoding beta-ureidopropionase-like: MNTREDKIVTSENGEENDKESPGKEGSICGFDSLNQLLSSSLKPQVYQEVTRLLQGLNCGKPLESVALPDSATTLSSNHGFDLKAFSFHADKELMREPRIVRVGLIQNSIALPTTHPFLDQKRALFQKLKPIIEAAGASGVNILCLQEAWTMPFGFCTREKSWCEFAEPVDGESTQFLSGLAQKYNMVIVSPILERDVNHGETIWNTAVIIGNHGNIIGNHRKNHIPRVGDFNESTYYMEGNTGHPVFETAYGRIAVNICYGRHHPLNWMGFGLNGAEIVFNPSATVGELSEPMWPIEARNAAIGNSYFVGSINRIGTEVFPNPFTSGDGKPQHTDFGHFYGSSYFSAPDASCTPSLSRHRDGLIISDMDLTARYDMYADMLAHYVKPDFAPQIITDPLLQKV; the protein is encoded by the exons ATGAACACGAGAGAAGATAAAATTGTGACTAGTGAAAACGGAGAAGAAAATGATAAGGAGAGTCCTGGAAAAGAAGGTTCAATTTGTGGGTTTGATTCTCTTAATCAACTTCTAAGCTCTTCTCTTAAGCCTCAAGTCTATCAG GAGGTAACCAGATTGCTTCAAGGGCTGAATTGCGGAAAACCACTTGAATCAGTTGCCCTTCCTGACTCTGCAACTAcactatcttcaaaccatggttTTGACTTAAAG GCTTTCAGCTTTCATGCTGACAAAGAGTTAATGCGAGAACCTCGAATTGTTCGGGTTGGTCTCATTCAGAACTCTATTGCACTTCCTACAACTCATCCTTTTCTCGACCAAAAGAGAGCCTTATTTCAAAAGCTCAAACCAATTATTGAAGCTGCAGGTGCTTCTGGGGTCAACATATTATGCTTGCAG GAAGCATGGACAATGCCTTTTGGATTTTGTACACGGGAGAAGAGTTGGTGTGAATTTGCTGAACCTGTGGATGGGGAATCAACTCAATTTCTCAGTGGTTTGGCACAAAAATATAATATGGTCATAGTGAGCCCGATTCTTGAGAGGGACGTGAACCATGGGGAAACAATTTGGAACACTGCTGTTATAATTGGAAATCATGGTAACATAATTGGGAACCATCGCAAG AATCACATTCCAAGAGTTGGAGATTTCAATGAGAGCACATACTATATGGAAGGGAACACTGGCCATCCCGTATTTGAGACAGCTTATGGAAGGATAGCAGTTAATATCTGTTATGGAAGGCACCATCCTCTGAACTGGATGGGTTTTGGACTAAACGGTGCTGAGATTGTTTTTAATCCTTCTGCTACTGTTGGTGAACTCAGTGAGCCTATGTGGCCTATCGAG GCTCGTAATGCTGCGATAGGCAATAGTTACTTTGTGGGATCAATCAATCGCATTGGAACAGAGGTATTCCCTAATCCGTTTACTTCAGGCGATGGGAAGCCTCAACATACAGATTTTGGGCACTTCTACGGATCCAGTTATTTTTCTGCACCAGATGCATCTTGTACGCCATCACTCTCACGCCACAGAGATGGCTTAATTATATCAGACATGGATCTGACTGCCCGGTATGACATGTACGCAGATATGCTTGCCCATTATGTAAAGCCAGACTTTGCACCTCAAATCATTACAGACCCCCTATTGCAAAAG GTCTGA